The following DNA comes from Cellulomonas soli.
CTGGTCGTCGCCGTCGAGCTCGTGATCGCCGGCGTGGTGCTGTCGATGGGATGGGCGGTCCGGCAGTTCCTGCGTGGTCGTCGGCCGACGCTGAACCCGATCCGGGCGGCGCGCACGGCGGTGCTGGCCAAGGCCTCGTGCTACACCGGTGCGCTGCTCGCGGGCTGGTACGGCGGCCAGGTGCTCACGGTGCTGCGCGAGACGGGCGGTTCGGAGCAGCTGACCCGGGCGGCGGCCGCCGGTGCGGCCACGGTCGGGGCGCTCCTGCTCGCGGCCGTCGGGCTCGTCGTCGAGTGGTTCTGCCAGGTGCCGCCGCCCGAGGACGGCACGCGCGAGCGGCTCGACGAGCAGGCCCCGGACCCCGCAGCCGGCTGAGCGGTCGTCGGTCCCGGGGCGCTGCGCCGGTCGGTGGAAGGATGGGCGCATGACCTCCGACCAGCAGCTCCCGGAGTCGGCGGCGCCCTCCGTGCCCTCGGCGGTGCGACGCCTCGACGACCGCGGCCCGTTCGACCCCGTGGGCGTGACCTGGACCCCCGTCTCGACCCGGTTGGCCGGCGCCCGGCTGACGGTGGCCGCGCTGTGGTTCGTCCTGCCACTGGTCGGTGCGGTCGTGCTCGCGGTGGCGGTCGGTGAGCCGTGGCTGTGGACCCTGCCCGGCATCCTCGTGGTGCTGCTGGCGTGGATCGGCTGGCTCGTGCCGCGTCAGGTGCGCGCTCAGGCGTACGCCGAGCGGGACGACGACCTGCTGATCCGGCGGGGCATCATGTTCCGCTCGCTCGTCGTGGTGCCCTACGGGCGGATGCAGTACGTCGACGTGAGCGCCGGGCCGCTCGCGCGCCGGTTCGCGATCGCCTCGGTGCAGCTGCACACCGCCTCCCCGGCGACGAACGCGTCGATCTCCGGCCTGCCGCCCCAGGAGGCCGCGCGCCTGCGTGACCGTCTGGCCTCGCGCGGCGAGGCCCGGCTGGCGGGGCTGTGACCGCGGGCGTGCCCGACCAGGGCGTGCCCGACCCGGACCCGACCCTGATGGTCCAGGACGACGACCGCCTCGACTGGCAGCGGATGCACCCGGTCACCCCGGCGCTCAAGGGCTGGAAGCTGCTGCTGGGTCTGCTGGTCGTCGCGTGGGCGCAGCTGGACAACGTGCAGGAGGGTCTGCGGCACGTGCACGGCCGGGGCTGGCTCGTCGTGCTCGGCGGTCTCGTCGTGATCCTGCTGGTGGGTTTCGCCTACTCGACGATCGCGTGGCGCGTCACGCGGTTCGCGGTGTCCGCCGAGGCCGTGCACCTGCGCACGGGTGTGCTGTTCCGGCAGCAGCGCCAGGCGCGGCTGGACCGGCTCCAGGCCGTCGACGTCGTGCAGCCGCTGCTGGCCCGGCTCGTCGGGCTGTCCGAGCTCAAGCTCGAGGTGGCCGGCGGAGCGGAGTCGGCGGTGTCGCTGGCCTTCCTGCGCGAGTCCGACGCGGAGGACCTGCGGATCCGGCTGCTCGCGCTCGCAGCGGGTCGCCGTGCGACGCCGGTACCCACCGGGGGCGCCGCCGCGGACGGCGTCACGACGGCCCCGACCGCGCGCGACGACGCCCGGATCCCGCTCGACGGCGCGTTCGCCCAGGTCCCCGGGCCGGCGGCACCCGTCGGGGGCCCGCGTCCGGCCGCAGCGCCCGAGCAGCTGGTCTACGAGGTGCCGATGGGTCGCCTGCTGCCCGCGACGCTGCTGTCCGGCGCGATGATCTGGCTCGTGGTGGGCGTCGCCGTGGCGATCGTGCTGCTGGCGCTCTCGCGGGAGATCGGTTCGATCTTCGTGGTCGCGCCCGCGGTCCTGGGCACGGTCGGGGCGGTGTGGGGCCGGATCAACCAGGGCGCCGGCTTCCGTGCGGCGCTCTCGGCCGACGGCATCCGCCTGCACCACGGTCTGACGGAGGCGCGCACGCAGACCGTCCCTCCGGGACGGGTGCAGGCGATCCGGGTCACGCAGCCGTTCCTATGGCGCAAGGCCGACTGGTGGCGCGTGCAGATCAACGTGGCCGGGTACGCCGGGACGCAGGACGCCGAGCACGACACGGTGCTGCACCCGGTCGCGAGCCGCGAGGAGGCGATGACGGCCATCTGGCTCGTGCTGCCTGACCTGGGGGTCGAGGATCCTCGGGCGGTCCTGGACGCGGCGTTCTCGGGCATGGACGGCGACGGCGGCTTCACGACGGCGCCGCGCAGCGCCCGGTGGGTCGACCCGGTCGGCTGGCGGCGGCGCGGTGTGCTGGTGACCGGTCGTGCGCTGCTCGCCCGGTCGGGTCGGGTGTGGCGGCAGGTGGACGTCGTGCCGCACGAGCGCACGCAGTCGCTCGGCCTCGCGCAGGGTCCGCTGCAGCGTCGGCTGGGGCTCGCGTCGTTCGTCGTGCACTCGACGCCCGGGCCGGTGAGCCCGGAGGTCGCGCACCTGGACGCGCTGACGGCTGCCGCCCTGATGGACGAGCAGGCGCACCGGGCGCGCACGGCCCGTGCGGGTGCCGGCCCGGAGCAGTGGTCGAAGCCCTTTCCCGAGGCGTCGAGGTGACCGTCGCGGACCCGTCGCGCCGGCCGGGTCGCCTCGGCGTCGGCGTCATCGGTGCCGGCCGGGTCGGCGCGGTGCTCGGCAGCGCGTTGCGGGCTGCGGGTCACCCGGTGGTCGCGGTGTCCGCGATCTCGGAGGCGTCCCGCGAACGCGCTGCCTCCTTGCTGCCGGGCGTGCCGGTGCTCGACGTGCCCGAGGTCGTGCGCCGCGCGGAGCTCGTGCTGCTGGCCGTCCCGGACGACGCGCTGCTCGACCTCGTGACGGGCCTGGCCGACGTCGGTGCCTGGCAACCGGGCCAGATCGTCGTGCACACCTCGGGCCGGTTCGGCACGGACGTGCTCGCGGCGGCGCGGTCCGCCGGGGTGATCCCGCTGGCGATCCACCCGGCGATGACGTTCACCGGCACCTCGCTGGACCTGGTGCGGCTCGTCGGTGCAACCTTCGCGGTCACCGGTCCGGCTCCGGTGCTGCCGATCGGGCAGGCGCTGGTCGTCGAGATCGGCGGGGAGCCCGTCGTGCTCGCCGAGGAGGCCCGGCCGCT
Coding sequences within:
- a CDS encoding Rossmann-like and DUF2520 domain-containing protein, with protein sequence MTVADPSRRPGRLGVGVIGAGRVGAVLGSALRAAGHPVVAVSAISEASRERAASLLPGVPVLDVPEVVRRAELVLLAVPDDALLDLVTGLADVGAWQPGQIVVHTSGRFGTDVLAAARSAGVIPLAIHPAMTFTGTSLDLVRLVGATFAVTGPAPVLPIGQALVVEIGGEPVVLAEEARPLYHAALAHGANHLVVLVAQAAQALVGAGVDDPGRLLGPLLGAALDGAVRAETGADPSGARGPGAISALTGPVRRGDAGTVREHGAALAGLAAATGAVDVVAGYRAMARAATQRALAAGLIGPQAAQELLDAVAGMSEADASLQQEDHGAEQGPQEDDA
- a CDS encoding PH domain-containing protein, whose amino-acid sequence is MTAGVPDQGVPDPDPTLMVQDDDRLDWQRMHPVTPALKGWKLLLGLLVVAWAQLDNVQEGLRHVHGRGWLVVLGGLVVILLVGFAYSTIAWRVTRFAVSAEAVHLRTGVLFRQQRQARLDRLQAVDVVQPLLARLVGLSELKLEVAGGAESAVSLAFLRESDAEDLRIRLLALAAGRRATPVPTGGAAADGVTTAPTARDDARIPLDGAFAQVPGPAAPVGGPRPAAAPEQLVYEVPMGRLLPATLLSGAMIWLVVGVAVAIVLLALSREIGSIFVVAPAVLGTVGAVWGRINQGAGFRAALSADGIRLHHGLTEARTQTVPPGRVQAIRVTQPFLWRKADWWRVQINVAGYAGTQDAEHDTVLHPVASREEAMTAIWLVLPDLGVEDPRAVLDAAFSGMDGDGGFTTAPRSARWVDPVGWRRRGVLVTGRALLARSGRVWRQVDVVPHERTQSLGLAQGPLQRRLGLASFVVHSTPGPVSPEVAHLDALTAAALMDEQAHRARTARAGAGPEQWSKPFPEASR
- a CDS encoding DUF3180 domain-containing protein, with translation MHRTRWQNLVLLALAVAVGTWVVLRAALGRGASLPTVPWLVVAVELVIAGVVLSMGWAVRQFLRGRRPTLNPIRAARTAVLAKASCYTGALLAGWYGGQVLTVLRETGGSEQLTRAAAAGAATVGALLLAAVGLVVEWFCQVPPPEDGTRERLDEQAPDPAAG
- a CDS encoding PH domain-containing protein, with the protein product MTSDQQLPESAAPSVPSAVRRLDDRGPFDPVGVTWTPVSTRLAGARLTVAALWFVLPLVGAVVLAVAVGEPWLWTLPGILVVLLAWIGWLVPRQVRAQAYAERDDDLLIRRGIMFRSLVVVPYGRMQYVDVSAGPLARRFAIASVQLHTASPATNASISGLPPQEAARLRDRLASRGEARLAGL